Proteins encoded in a region of the Flavobacterium sp. PMTSA4 genome:
- the murD gene encoding UDP-N-acetylmuramoyl-L-alanine--D-glutamate ligase, which yields MQRLVILGGGESGVGTAILGKKKGYEVFVSDFGKIKENYKDVLNQYEIKWEDETHTEDLILSANIVMKSPGIPEKAPIVKKLVEKGIPVISEIEFAAKYTSAKTIGITGSNGKTTTTMLTYHLLKSGGLNVGLAGNVGKSFAWQVAEENFDCYVLELSSFQLDGIIDYKPEIAIITNISPDHLDRYDYKYENYIASKFRITMNQTEDDFLIFDADDEAISEWLKQNKTKAKLVPFSLSKQFEFGAFIKQDTMNILINEEELEMKIVDISLEGNHNLKNAMAATSVAQLMKIRKETIRESLSNFQGVEHRLEKVLKIQNVQYINDSKATNVNATFFALDSMTVPTVWIVGGVDKGNDYSELMPLVREKVKAIICLGIDNKKIIDAFRDVVDMMVEVDNMRDAVITAKHLTEKGDAVLLSPACASFDLFQNYEDRGNQFKAAVKNL from the coding sequence ATGCAACGATTGGTAATACTTGGCGGTGGAGAAAGTGGAGTTGGAACAGCCATTTTGGGAAAGAAAAAAGGATACGAAGTTTTTGTTTCTGACTTCGGAAAAATAAAAGAAAACTATAAAGACGTTCTTAATCAGTATGAAATTAAATGGGAAGATGAAACCCATACTGAAGATTTAATTCTGAGTGCAAACATCGTAATGAAAAGTCCAGGAATTCCTGAAAAAGCTCCAATTGTAAAAAAGTTGGTTGAAAAAGGAATACCAGTTATTTCAGAAATTGAGTTTGCAGCAAAATATACTTCGGCTAAAACCATTGGAATTACAGGAAGTAATGGTAAAACAACCACAACAATGTTAACCTATCATTTGTTAAAATCGGGTGGATTAAATGTTGGTTTAGCAGGTAATGTTGGAAAAAGTTTTGCATGGCAAGTAGCAGAAGAAAATTTCGATTGTTATGTATTAGAGTTAAGCAGTTTTCAGTTGGATGGAATTATTGACTATAAGCCAGAAATAGCCATAATTACAAACATTAGTCCAGACCATTTAGACCGATACGATTATAAGTACGAAAATTATATCGCGTCAAAATTTAGAATTACAATGAACCAAACCGAAGATGATTTTTTAATCTTCGACGCAGATGATGAAGCAATTTCGGAATGGTTAAAACAAAACAAAACAAAAGCAAAACTAGTTCCTTTTTCACTGTCAAAACAATTTGAATTTGGAGCATTTATAAAACAAGACACTATGAACATTCTTATCAACGAAGAAGAATTGGAAATGAAAATTGTAGATATTTCTTTAGAAGGAAATCACAATTTGAAGAACGCAATGGCAGCTACATCAGTGGCACAATTGATGAAAATCAGAAAAGAAACCATTCGCGAAAGTTTATCAAATTTTCAAGGTGTTGAGCATCGTTTGGAGAAAGTTTTAAAAATCCAAAACGTGCAATACATCAATGATAGTAAAGCAACAAATGTTAACGCTACGTTTTTTGCTTTAGACAGCATGACTGTTCCAACGGTATGGATTGTTGGTGGTGTTGACAAAGGAAATGATTATTCAGAATTAATGCCTTTAGTGCGCGAAAAAGTAAAAGCAATTATTTGTTTAGGAATTGATAACAAAAAAATAATTGATGCCTTTAGAGATGTAGTCGATATGATGGTTGAAGTTGACAACATGCGAGATGCTGTTATTACGGCAAAACATTTAACTGAAAAAGGAGATGCTGTTTTATTATCGCCTGCTTGTGCAAGTTTTGATTTATTTCAAAACTATGAAGACAGAGGAAATCAATTTAAAGCAGCTGTAAAAAATCTATAG
- the mraY gene encoding phospho-N-acetylmuramoyl-pentapeptide-transferase, whose translation MLYYLFEYLDKTMDIPGTGVFQYITFRSALALILSLMLSTIYGKKIITFLRNQQVGETVRELGLEGQTQKAGTPTMGGLIIIIATLIPVLLFTRLDNIYVLLLIVTTLWMGTIGFIDDYIKIFKKDKQGLKGIFKVIGQVGLGLIVGSVLYFHPAVTIREHTNNAVPFNSTEKVINELPAEIKSTTTTIPFTKNNELDYAQILKPFTDDYQNWAWLVFIPIVIFIITAVSNGANLTDGIDGLAAGTSAISVLALGIFTFVSGNIILSNYLNIMYIPNSGEMTVFISAFVGALIGFLWYNSYPASVFMGDTGSLTIGGIIAVLAISVRKEMLLPVLCAIFFAENLSVIIQVSYFKYTKKRFGEGRRVFLMSPLHHHYQKKGYHESKIVTRFWIVAIMLAIVSIVTLKLR comes from the coding sequence ATGCTATATTATTTATTTGAATACCTAGATAAAACAATGGATATTCCTGGAACGGGAGTTTTCCAATACATCACGTTTCGTTCTGCATTAGCATTGATACTTTCATTGATGTTGTCTACTATTTATGGAAAAAAAATAATCACATTTTTAAGAAATCAACAAGTTGGTGAAACTGTAAGAGAACTTGGTCTTGAAGGACAAACTCAAAAAGCCGGAACGCCAACAATGGGTGGATTAATCATAATCATCGCTACGCTTATACCGGTATTATTATTCACAAGATTGGATAATATTTATGTTTTGTTGTTGATTGTAACTACGCTTTGGATGGGAACAATCGGTTTTATTGATGATTATATCAAAATTTTCAAAAAAGACAAACAAGGATTAAAAGGTATTTTTAAAGTGATTGGTCAAGTTGGTCTTGGATTGATTGTTGGTTCTGTTTTATATTTTCATCCTGCAGTTACCATCAGAGAACACACTAATAATGCGGTTCCATTTAACAGTACTGAGAAAGTAATTAATGAATTACCAGCGGAAATAAAATCGACTACAACTACAATTCCATTTACCAAAAACAACGAATTAGATTATGCTCAAATTTTAAAACCATTTACCGATGATTATCAAAATTGGGCTTGGTTGGTATTTATTCCTATTGTAATTTTTATCATCACTGCCGTTTCAAATGGTGCAAATCTAACTGATGGAATCGATGGGTTAGCTGCTGGAACATCAGCCATTTCGGTGCTCGCACTCGGAATTTTTACGTTCGTTTCAGGTAATATCATTTTGTCCAATTATTTGAACATTATGTACATTCCAAATTCTGGGGAAATGACCGTATTTATTTCTGCATTTGTTGGAGCATTAATTGGATTTCTTTGGTACAATTCTTATCCAGCTTCTGTATTCATGGGCGATACAGGAAGTTTAACTATCGGTGGAATTATTGCAGTTTTAGCAATTTCTGTTCGAAAAGAAATGCTTTTACCAGTATTGTGTGCCATATTTTTTGCTGAAAATCTTTCTGTAATTATTCAAGTGAGTTATTTCAAATACACTAAAAAACGTTTTGGTGAAGGACGAAGGGTTTTCTTGATGTCACCATTGCATCACCATTATCAGAAAAAAGGATATCACGAAAGTAAAATAGTAACCCGTTTTTGGATTGTTGCCATTATGCTTGCCATCGTTTCTATTGTAACCTTGAAATTGAGATAA
- a CDS encoding UDP-N-acetylmuramoyl-L-alanyl-D-glutamate--2,6-diaminopimelate ligase — MIILKEILYKVAIEVVKGSTDIAIEKIEFDSRKIQENDVFVAIRGTISNGHDFIEKAINLGATVIVCDTLPEIIVSGITYVQVKDTNTALAFLASNFYGNPSNNLKLIGITGTNGKTTIASLLYQLFKKAGYKVGLLSTVKILVDDQEYKATHTTPDSLTINHYLAEMNTAGVEYCFMEVSSHGIHQKRTEGLHFAAGIFTNLSHDHLDYHPTFAEYRDVKKSFFDHLPKTAFALTNIDDKNGLVMLQNTAARKLTYALKSYADYKAQILENQLSGLLLKINESEVWVKLIGTFNAYNLLAIYGTAVELGLDKLEVLRLLSELESVSGRFQFIVSEEQITAIVDYAHTPDALENVLKTINDIRTNNEHLITVIGCGGDRDKAKRPIMAHIATSMSNKVIITSDNPRTEDPIDIIADMEKGVEVQNQRKTLSIVDRKQAIKTACQLASFKDIILIAGKGHETYQEINGVRYDFDDMKIVKEFLEQLNK, encoded by the coding sequence GTGATAATTTTAAAAGAAATATTATATAAAGTAGCTATCGAAGTTGTAAAAGGTTCGACAGATATTGCTATTGAAAAAATTGAATTTGATTCACGAAAAATTCAAGAGAATGATGTTTTTGTGGCAATTCGAGGAACTATTTCTAATGGTCATGATTTTATTGAAAAAGCAATTAATCTAGGCGCAACGGTTATAGTTTGTGATACTTTGCCTGAAATTATTGTTTCCGGAATTACCTATGTTCAAGTAAAAGATACCAATACAGCTTTAGCGTTTTTAGCTTCAAATTTTTATGGAAATCCATCCAACAACTTGAAGTTAATCGGAATTACTGGAACCAATGGAAAAACAACCATTGCTTCACTTTTATACCAATTGTTTAAAAAAGCTGGCTATAAAGTAGGCTTATTGTCAACAGTGAAAATTTTGGTTGATGACCAAGAATATAAAGCTACACATACAACGCCAGATTCGTTGACCATTAATCATTATTTGGCAGAAATGAATACAGCTGGTGTTGAATATTGCTTCATGGAAGTTAGTTCACATGGTATTCATCAAAAAAGAACGGAAGGATTGCATTTTGCAGCTGGAATTTTCACCAATTTATCGCATGATCATTTAGACTATCATCCAACTTTTGCTGAATATCGTGATGTTAAAAAATCATTCTTTGATCATTTGCCAAAGACAGCTTTTGCATTAACCAATATTGATGATAAAAATGGTTTGGTTATGCTTCAAAACACAGCTGCAAGAAAATTGACTTATGCATTAAAAAGTTACGCAGATTATAAAGCTCAAATTCTTGAAAACCAACTTTCGGGTTTGCTGTTAAAAATTAATGAAAGTGAAGTTTGGGTTAAATTAATCGGAACGTTTAATGCCTATAATTTATTGGCAATTTATGGAACTGCTGTAGAACTTGGTTTAGATAAGTTAGAAGTTTTGCGATTGCTTTCAGAGTTAGAAAGTGTTTCAGGAAGATTTCAGTTTATAGTTTCTGAAGAACAAATCACAGCAATTGTTGATTATGCACATACGCCTGATGCTTTAGAAAATGTATTAAAAACCATTAATGATATCAGAACGAATAACGAACATTTAATTACGGTTATTGGTTGTGGTGGTGACAGAGATAAAGCAAAAAGACCAATCATGGCGCATATTGCAACATCAATGAGCAACAAAGTAATTATCACTTCTGATAATCCAAGAACCGAAGATCCAATTGATATTATTGCTGATATGGAAAAAGGTGTTGAGGTTCAAAATCAAAGAAAAACGCTTTCAATAGTTGATAGAAAACAAGCTATCAAAACCGCTTGTCAATTGGCCAGTTTTAAAGATATTATTCTGATTGCTGGGAAAGGACATGAAACCTATCAAGAAATCAATGGAGTTAGATATGATTTCGATGATATGAAAATAGTAAAAGAATTTTTAGAGCAACTAAATAAGTAA
- a CDS encoding penicillin-binding protein, whose product MAVEEKQISYRIYLVAFSFFVIACAITFKLTNIQWVKGDYYRKLAKERSVKNFIIPANKGNIYSADGSLLATSIPNYTIRFDAVAPKEEDFDKNVKALSDSLSVMLGKPSSYYHSELRKAKADKNRYFLLARSLTYTEYLRIKSFPLFNLGTYKGGMITEQKTVREHPIGKIAERTIGYERITPSGIPDGKGIEWSFRKYLNGKDGKILKQKIAKGQWKPIRDINEVDPQDGYDVISTIDVYIQDIAHHALLKQLELYEADHGCVVVMETKTGNVKAISNLGRASDGSYYETVNYAVAESHEPGSTFKLVDLIALLDDNKVDTSKVYDTNGGIVTYYNRKVRDSHEGGYGKISLARGFEVSSNTVMVQAVYDNYKDNPKEFVDRIDALGLNKPIGLPFEGEGIPYIPQPGDKKWSGISLPWMAYGYGVSVTPLQTLALYNAIANNGIMIKPKFVTEIKEWNKVIKKYNTEVINPRICSEETIKKVKAVLENVVKRGTASKLYSKDFSMAGKTGTAAANYGVNSGADKYYISSFAGFFPVENPKYSCIVVVHKPNTSNNNYYGADVAGPVFKRIAQKIFTDAPSTNEIKNLNSKVSKVEVAYQQYYDKAQSEKKTLPNLKGMAGMDAVALLENLKIKVKVIGVGKVKKQSILPGELLENVKIITLELS is encoded by the coding sequence ATGGCAGTAGAAGAAAAGCAAATATCATATCGCATTTATCTCGTTGCATTCAGCTTCTTTGTTATTGCATGCGCAATTACGTTTAAACTTACCAACATTCAATGGGTTAAAGGCGATTATTATAGAAAACTAGCCAAAGAACGTTCGGTTAAAAACTTCATCATTCCTGCTAACAAAGGGAACATTTATTCTGCCGATGGAAGTTTGTTAGCTACTTCAATTCCAAATTACACGATTCGATTTGATGCTGTTGCGCCGAAAGAAGAAGATTTTGATAAAAATGTAAAAGCACTTTCTGATTCATTATCAGTAATGCTTGGAAAACCAAGTTCTTATTATCATTCAGAACTCAGAAAAGCAAAAGCTGATAAAAACAGGTATTTTCTTTTAGCAAGAAGTTTAACATATACAGAATACTTAAGAATTAAAAGTTTTCCATTATTTAATCTAGGAACTTATAAAGGTGGAATGATTACTGAACAAAAAACAGTTCGTGAACATCCAATTGGTAAAATAGCAGAAAGGACAATCGGTTACGAAAGAATAACGCCATCAGGAATTCCAGATGGAAAAGGAATCGAATGGTCGTTTAGAAAATATTTAAACGGTAAAGACGGCAAAATATTAAAACAAAAAATCGCAAAAGGTCAATGGAAACCGATTAGAGATATTAATGAAGTTGATCCACAAGATGGCTATGATGTAATTTCTACGATTGATGTTTACATTCAAGATATTGCGCATCATGCTTTGTTGAAACAACTTGAATTGTATGAAGCCGATCATGGTTGTGTTGTTGTGATGGAAACTAAAACAGGTAATGTAAAAGCTATCTCAAATTTAGGTAGAGCAAGCGATGGTTCGTATTATGAAACTGTAAATTATGCTGTAGCAGAATCACATGAACCTGGTTCAACATTCAAATTGGTTGATTTGATTGCTTTACTCGATGATAATAAAGTTGATACTAGTAAAGTTTATGACACTAATGGTGGAATTGTAACTTATTATAACCGAAAAGTTCGTGATTCGCACGAAGGTGGTTATGGCAAAATTTCATTAGCTCGTGGTTTTGAAGTTTCTTCAAATACGGTTATGGTTCAAGCTGTTTATGATAACTACAAAGACAATCCAAAAGAATTTGTTGATAGAATTGATGCTTTAGGGCTAAATAAGCCAATTGGTTTGCCATTTGAAGGTGAAGGAATTCCGTATATTCCTCAACCTGGTGATAAAAAATGGAGCGGAATTTCGTTACCATGGATGGCTTATGGTTATGGAGTTTCTGTTACGCCTTTACAAACTCTTGCGCTTTACAATGCAATTGCCAATAATGGAATAATGATTAAGCCAAAATTTGTTACAGAAATTAAGGAATGGAATAAAGTCATTAAAAAATACAATACTGAAGTAATAAATCCTCGAATTTGTTCTGAGGAAACCATTAAAAAAGTAAAAGCAGTTTTAGAAAATGTTGTTAAAAGAGGTACGGCTTCAAAGTTATATTCTAAAGATTTTTCAATGGCAGGAAAAACAGGAACTGCCGCAGCAAATTATGGTGTAAATAGCGGAGCTGATAAATATTACATTTCATCATTTGCTGGATTTTTCCCCGTTGAAAATCCAAAATACTCTTGTATTGTGGTAGTTCATAAACCAAATACATCAAATAACAATTATTACGGTGCTGATGTTGCTGGACCAGTTTTTAAACGAATTGCTCAAAAAATATTTACCGATGCGCCATCAACAAATGAAATCAAAAATTTGAATTCAAAAGTTTCAAAAGTTGAAGTTGCTTATCAACAATATTATGACAAAGCTCAATCTGAAAAGAAAACATTGCCTAATCTAAAAGGAATGGCAGGAATGGATGCTGTTGCTCTTTTAGAAAATTTAAAAATAAAAGTAAAAGTAATTGGTGTTGGAAAAGTTAAAAAACAATCCATTTTGCCTGGAGAATTACTTGAGAATGTAAAAATTATAACTCTGGAATTATCGTGA
- a CDS encoding FtsL-like putative cell division protein — MKKGVYSILKARFLVNEDATKNWRFIVFLILLAIGMIANTHRFERKVFRITELTNEVKELRSEFVDRRSELMKLKMESTVSEKMKERNIFPSSVPPKKIKVKKVEEKSLFKKLWQ, encoded by the coding sequence ATGAAGAAAGGTGTTTACAGCATATTGAAAGCAAGATTTTTAGTAAATGAAGATGCTACAAAAAATTGGCGTTTTATCGTTTTTCTAATTCTTCTAGCTATTGGAATGATTGCAAATACGCATCGATTTGAACGTAAAGTTTTTAGAATTACAGAGCTTACAAATGAAGTAAAGGAATTGCGTTCAGAGTTTGTAGATAGACGTTCTGAGTTAATGAAATTAAAAATGGAATCGACAGTTTCGGAGAAAATGAAAGAACGAAATATTTTTCCATCATCGGTTCCACCAAAAAAAATAAAAGTAAAAAAAGTAGAAGAAAAAAGTTTGTTTAAGAAGTTATGGCAGTAG
- the rsmH gene encoding 16S rRNA (cytosine(1402)-N(4))-methyltransferase RsmH, producing the protein MTMEYHNPVLLHETVDGLNIKPDGVYVDVTFGGGGHSREIMKRLGPNGKLFAFDQDEDAQANSIADERFVLIPENFRYIKRFLRFYGIKNVDGILADLGVSSHQFDVPERGFSTRFEADLDMRMSKKNDLDAFKVVNEYDDANLRRVFLDYGELKIAPALARTIIEAREKKTIKTTEELKQVLNKYLPEQFKNKILAQIYQAIRIEVNQEMEVLKEFLEQSLEILKPNGRLSVISYHSLEDRLVKRFMKNGLFEGEPERDFFGNFSVPFKLIEKLIVPTEAEIKINNRARSAKLRVAEKK; encoded by the coding sequence ATGACAATGGAATATCATAATCCTGTTTTGTTGCATGAAACTGTTGACGGTTTGAATATTAAGCCTGATGGAGTTTATGTAGATGTAACTTTTGGCGGCGGCGGACATTCAAGAGAGATTATGAAAAGGCTTGGACCAAACGGAAAATTATTCGCATTTGATCAAGACGAAGATGCTCAAGCAAATAGTATAGCCGATGAACGCTTTGTTTTGATTCCTGAGAATTTTAGATATATAAAACGTTTTTTGAGATTTTATGGAATAAAAAATGTTGATGGAATTTTGGCAGACTTAGGAGTTTCGTCGCATCAATTTGATGTTCCTGAAAGAGGTTTTTCTACTCGTTTTGAAGCAGATTTAGATATGAGAATGAGTAAAAAAAATGATTTAGATGCATTTAAAGTTGTTAACGAATATGATGATGCAAATCTGAGAAGAGTTTTTTTGGATTATGGAGAATTAAAAATTGCTCCAGCTTTAGCAAGAACAATAATTGAAGCTAGAGAAAAAAAGACAATTAAAACCACTGAAGAGTTAAAACAAGTTCTTAATAAATATTTACCAGAGCAGTTCAAAAATAAAATTTTGGCGCAAATCTACCAAGCCATTCGAATTGAAGTAAATCAGGAGATGGAAGTGTTGAAAGAATTTTTAGAGCAGTCGCTTGAAATCTTGAAACCAAATGGAAGATTAAGTGTGATATCATATCATTCTTTAGAAGATAGATTAGTAAAACGCTTTATGAAAAACGGATTGTTTGAAGGTGAACCTGAGAGAGATTTTTTCGGGAATTTTTCGGTTCCATTTAAACTGATAGAAAAGTTAATTGTTCCGACAGAAGCAGAAATCAAAATAAACAATAGAGCTAGAAGTGCAAAGTTGAGAGTTGCTGAAAAAAAGTAA
- the mraZ gene encoding division/cell wall cluster transcriptional repressor MraZ, whose translation MDSIIGTYECKVDAKGRLMIPAALKKQLTSSLKDGFVLKRSVFQPCLELYPMAEWNLMMQKINKLNRFVKKNNDFIRRFTAGVKMIEVDELGRLLVPKDLIAFSKISKDIVLSSAVNIVEIWDKELYEKSISGDDVDFADLAEDVMGNINDDNGIS comes from the coding sequence GTGGATTCAATAATTGGAACATATGAATGTAAAGTTGACGCAAAAGGAAGATTGATGATTCCAGCTGCGTTAAAAAAGCAATTAACATCTTCGTTGAAAGATGGTTTTGTTTTAAAGCGTTCAGTTTTTCAACCATGTTTAGAATTGTATCCAATGGCAGAATGGAACTTGATGATGCAAAAAATCAATAAGTTAAATCGTTTTGTGAAAAAGAATAATGATTTCATTAGAAGATTTACGGCTGGAGTAAAAATGATTGAAGTAGATGAACTTGGCCGATTGTTAGTTCCAAAAGATTTAATCGCTTTCTCAAAAATTTCTAAAGACATTGTCCTTTCGTCAGCTGTAAACATAGTTGAGATTTGGGATAAAGAATTATATGAAAAATCAATTTCTGGTGATGATGTAGATTTTGCTGATTTGGCAGAAGATGTAATGGGAAATATAAATGATGACAATGGAATATCATAA
- a CDS encoding alpha/beta fold hydrolase, which yields MEKIYKKEGRYSYFEAGEGTPIVVLHGLMGGLSNFGDVADYFSNNGYKVVIPELPLYTQNILKTNVKAFAKYVKDFITFKGFDRVILLGNSLGGHIALYHSKMYPEKVAGIVITGSSGLYESAMGDSYPKRGDYEYIKAKTEGVFYDPKIATKEIVDEVFAIVNDRIKVIKTLTIAKSAIRHNMAKDLPKMHEKTCIIWGKNDKVTPPEVAEEFHKLMPNSSLYWIDKCGHAAMMEHPEEFNRILHEWLKEVHL from the coding sequence ATGGAAAAAATTTATAAAAAAGAAGGACGATATTCTTATTTTGAAGCTGGTGAAGGAACACCAATAGTAGTATTACACGGACTAATGGGTGGTTTGAGTAATTTTGGAGATGTTGCTGATTATTTTTCTAATAATGGCTATAAAGTTGTTATTCCGGAGTTACCACTTTACACTCAAAATATTCTAAAAACTAATGTAAAGGCTTTTGCCAAATATGTAAAAGATTTTATCACATTTAAAGGATTTGATAGAGTAATCCTTTTAGGAAATTCTCTTGGTGGACATATTGCTTTATACCATTCTAAAATGTATCCTGAAAAAGTTGCAGGGATTGTAATTACCGGAAGTTCTGGTCTTTACGAAAGTGCAATGGGTGATAGTTATCCAAAACGAGGTGATTATGAATATATAAAAGCTAAAACTGAAGGTGTTTTTTATGACCCAAAAATAGCAACCAAAGAAATTGTTGATGAAGTTTTTGCAATTGTAAATGACAGAATAAAAGTCATCAAAACTTTAACAATAGCCAAAAGTGCTATTCGTCATAACATGGCAAAAGATTTACCTAAAATGCATGAGAAAACATGCATTATTTGGGGTAAAAATGACAAAGTTACACCTCCAGAAGTTGCCGAAGAATTTCATAAATTAATGCCAAATTCCTCCTTATATTGGATTGATAAATGTGGTCATGCCGCCATGATGGAACATCCTGAAGAATTTAACAGAATTTTGCATGAATGGTTAAAAGAAGTACATTTGTAA
- the yihA gene encoding ribosome biogenesis GTP-binding protein YihA/YsxC, with translation MEINQAEFIISNSEVSKCPKEPLPEYAFIGRSNVGKSSLINMLTNHKNLAKTSGKPGKTQLINHFKINQNWFLVDLPGYGYARVSKKTKEVFQKFITDYFEKREQLVCGFVLIDIRLEAQKIDLEFINYLGEIEVPFCLIFTKADKISKTKIDSHIAAYRKALLANNWEEMPQHFVTSSTEGTGRKELLEFIDSVNQEMFKDNGF, from the coding sequence ATGGAAATAAATCAAGCCGAGTTTATAATTAGCAATTCTGAAGTGAGCAAATGTCCGAAAGAACCTTTGCCAGAATATGCTTTTATTGGTCGCTCTAATGTTGGAAAATCTTCATTGATAAATATGTTGACCAATCATAAAAATTTGGCTAAAACTTCGGGTAAACCAGGGAAAACGCAATTAATAAATCATTTTAAGATTAATCAAAATTGGTTTTTAGTCGATTTACCTGGTTATGGATATGCTAGAGTTTCAAAAAAAACAAAAGAAGTTTTTCAAAAGTTTATTACCGATTATTTTGAAAAAAGAGAACAGTTAGTTTGCGGTTTTGTGTTAATTGACATTAGACTAGAAGCTCAAAAAATAGACCTAGAATTCATCAATTATTTAGGAGAAATTGAAGTCCCATTTTGTTTAATTTTCACCAAAGCTGATAAAATAAGTAAAACAAAAATAGATTCTCATATTGCAGCCTATCGAAAAGCATTGCTGGCTAATAACTGGGAAGAAATGCCGCAACATTTTGTAACTTCTTCTACCGAAGGCACAGGAAGAAAAGAATTGTTAGAATTTATCGACTCTGTAAATCAAGAAATGTTTAAGGATAATGGATTTTAA
- the gldC gene encoding gliding motility protein GldC, whose translation MNKTSEIKFVVELDENRVPEKLTWSAQDGGVDLEEAKAMMLSIWDANAKETLRIDLWTKDMPVDEMKQFFHQTLVAMADTFKRATADEKMTETMKDFCQYFAEKMELTK comes from the coding sequence ATGAATAAAACTTCAGAAATAAAATTCGTAGTAGAATTAGACGAAAACAGAGTTCCAGAAAAATTGACTTGGTCTGCTCAAGATGGCGGTGTTGATTTAGAAGAAGCAAAAGCAATGATGTTATCCATTTGGGATGCAAATGCAAAAGAAACATTACGCATCGATTTATGGACAAAAGATATGCCTGTAGATGAAATGAAGCAATTTTTTCATCAAACTTTAGTAGCTATGGCTGATACTTTTAAACGTGCAACTGCCGATGAAAAAATGACCGAAACTATGAAAGATTTTTGTCAATATTTTGCCGAAAAAATGGAATTAACTAAATAA
- the gldB gene encoding gliding motility lipoprotein GldB: MKKSLFLVSFFLLLFISCDKKSKVEKAVEEIPVQIRVVRFDKAFFEAKPSDLQNLKAEYPFFFPEGNDDRVWLDKMQNPLWRELYDETEKKYSNFGKQTTEIEELFKHLKYYFPTIITPTVYTVIGEMDYNNKAIYANDKLIIALELYLGKEHKFYEFPAYLKQNFEERQMMPDIVSSFAMRTNPPSQDKSLLAEMIYYGKELYLKDLLLPDYTDAEKIGYLPEQITWCQENESYMWRFFIDENILYSSDSRLPNRFINLAPFSKFYLEIDNESPGRVGQWIGWQIVRSFMKNNEKVTVQDLLKMDYKEIFDRSKYKPKKNE; encoded by the coding sequence ATGAAAAAATCTCTTTTTTTAGTTTCCTTTTTCCTTTTGCTATTCATTTCTTGTGATAAAAAATCTAAAGTAGAAAAAGCAGTCGAAGAAATTCCTGTGCAAATAAGAGTAGTTCGATTTGATAAAGCTTTTTTTGAGGCAAAACCTTCGGATTTGCAAAATTTAAAAGCTGAATATCCATTTTTCTTTCCGGAAGGAAATGATGATAGAGTTTGGTTAGATAAAATGCAAAATCCTTTGTGGCGTGAACTTTATGATGAAACTGAAAAAAAGTACAGTAATTTTGGTAAACAAACAACAGAAATTGAAGAACTTTTCAAACATCTTAAATATTATTTCCCAACAATAATTACTCCAACAGTTTATACGGTTATTGGTGAAATGGATTATAACAACAAAGCAATTTATGCCAATGATAAATTGATTATTGCATTAGAATTATATCTAGGAAAAGAGCACAAGTTTTATGAATTTCCAGCTTATTTGAAGCAAAATTTCGAGGAAAGACAAATGATGCCAGATATAGTTTCGAGTTTTGCGATGAGAACAAATCCGCCATCACAAGATAAATCACTTTTAGCTGAGATGATTTATTATGGTAAAGAATTATACTTAAAAGATTTGTTATTGCCTGATTATACAGATGCCGAAAAAATTGGTTATTTGCCAGAACAAATTACTTGGTGTCAAGAAAATGAAAGTTATATGTGGCGATTTTTTATAGACGAAAATATATTATATAGTTCCGATTCAAGATTGCCAAATCGATTTATAAATCTTGCTCCTTTTTCCAAGTTTTACTTAGAAATTGATAATGAATCACCAGGTAGAGTAGGACAATGGATTGGTTGGCAAATAGTTCGTTCATTTATGAAAAATAACGAGAAAGTAACAGTTCAAGATTTACTAAAAATGGATTATAAAGAAATTTTTGATCGCTCAAAATACAAACCAAAAAAGAATGAATAA